TTTTCTCAACAGCTATATTACTATATCCAAGTATCTTTGCCATAATATTTCCTTCCTTTAATATAATTCTTTCAACATTAAAACATCTAGCTTCATCTATATTAATTTTTTGTACTAGATCTTGATCTATGAGTATAGGAACTTTAGTTAATTTGAGTCCTCCATTAATGCTCTGGAGTACTCCTCCTTCACTGGTTTGAGAATCTATCATAATGATTTTCTTACCTAAGTTATAAAATATCGAGACGGCTTTTATTGCTGATAGACCTGATCCTATTACGGCTATATCTACTTCTATGATAAGCTTCACCATGAATTATATATCATGCTCTAACTATATAACAGTATCATTAGTATACGTTAGTTATTTTCAACCATAAGAGTTATTAAAATATTATTGAAAATCTATCGTATTGTAGAATAGAAAATTCATTATGTAATCACAGATCCGTACATCTTATTATCATATATTAAACCCGCGGGCAAAACCATATCTACTTTTTCATCTCTATGAAAGACAATGTGCCTAAGAATGAAATTTTTAATTTCATCAATCGATGGTGCATATCCAGAAAATGCTTTTAATCCGTTTATTATGATTAGTGGAAGCGATTTTATTGAGGAATTGATTGGATCTTGCCACGTATTTAAAGGTATAATGATAAGCTTAATTCTTCTTTCATTAAATAGTAATTCAGAAGCTTTTCTAAGATTCTCCAATGCTTGTTCACTAGTCTCATCAAGTCCCATGAAAATTATTGATTCTATAATCATTTAATAACTACCAAATTAAATATTTATGTTGTAATAGATATCGTAAAAACTGTGAGACTTATAAATAAATTACATGGTAGGAAATATGTGGTTTACATACAGAAAATCGCCATTAGGATCAGCCGTTAGGGATACAGGTAGTGCTATCCTAGATTTTTGTTTATCATATGAGGATGCAATTTCACTAGTTAGAGAACTTGAGGTAAATGCTTCTGCAAAACTTAAAGTCATTAACATTAGGAATGAGCATGAATTATATGAGGTCTTAACTATAGATCCCGATATTATAGATATATTGAGTTCCTGTGATAATACCTATATAGTTATGATCACATGGAAGTAGATAATTAATATTTATTAGCTCTGAAAACATAGTCTAGTTCATGGTCGGTGAAATATGGGCGATAGGGAGTCAGAAAGAAAGAGAAGAAGTATATTCGATATAATCAATGATCTCTTTGAGGAACTATGGGAGGAGATGGAACATTTTGAAAGAGATTTTATGAGAATGTTTCCTAGGGAGGAGCTAAGAGAGGGAGAAATCATTAGAAAGCCTATTGTCTATGGGTTCAGACTAGAGATAGGGCCTGATGGAGTTCCAAGAATATATGAATTTGGAAATGTGCGAAGAGGTGGAAGAGTAGGTCCTAGAATAATGGTATCGGAGGAGAGAGAGCCTCTTGTTGATATATATGAGGAGGCAGATAGGATTAGAATAGTTGCAGAGTTACCTGGAGTTGATGAGAATAAGATAAAAGTTGAAGCAATAGATGATAGAAGAATTCTTATAGAGGCATCTAATCATGATAGAAAATACAGAAAGGAGGTTGAGCTTCCTACAGAGATAGATATAGATACAGCAGAAGCTGTTTATAAGAACGGTGTTTTAGAGATTAGGATAAGGAAGAAAGGAAAGGAAGAAAGAAGGGGCAAAATTATACAAGTTAAGAAGGAATAGAGCCTTAGCAAAAACTATAGTTACTCTCTCTATAGGTTTTTAAAATTCTTGTTACTCCCTTAGGATCTCTAAGAACTATTGATATACTCTTTTTACTTTTAATGACATCATTAAGAGCTTCAATAATGTGTGCACAGGTATTATCTTGAGAACCTATACATGTATTTTCAATAACATCTATTATATGAAGAATAAGTGCCTCTGTTGTAACTATATGTCCAATATCGAGCTGATATATTTCTATAGATATTCCAAGATCGCGTAGTTCTACCATTGTACCGGGATTTATATATATCAATGTATTAAGATCTACATCGTTTTCGACCTTTAATTCTATGCACATATTATATTCTTTAGATCCTTCGCTAAAAATTTCATTATCTTTATATCCACAGTTAGGACATTTAATAGTCATAATAACTATACTTTCATCTAAGGACAAATGATATTCATACAATGAAAGTATTGCATCCTTCTTACATAGGGGGCACGTTATATTGATTTCTCCTACTAATAAATCTTTTGTTAAATCCATATCTATATTGTTACTCATTAATTATTTCACCAAACCTTCTATTCCATATGCTAATCTAATATATGTTGCTAATGTATATGTAGGATTAAGTGGAATAAGAATTTTTCTCTGCATATGGATAGAAATGACATATTCATTATAGCTTAAAATATGTGTTTTGGTTCATATAGTTAAGAGTTATTGCGTAGAATATGGTGTAATTTATGAATATGAGTACTATTATTGGATATATAGATCGTATATGGAGTAGACATTCAAAAATAATTGTATGTATTTTCGTGATAATAGCTTCTACCTTAGCTTTCTGGCTAAGAATGCAACAATATTTCAATGTAATTAATTCTGGAATAGGCATAGTTTATCCTGAAGCAAAGTTAGATGAGCTTGATACCTTTATTAACTATTGGATAGTTAATTATCTTGATTCTCATGGATTTTTATCATGGGGAAGCTTAACATCTTCAAACCCCACTACATGTTTGTTTTGGTTCCCATCGTGTAGAAGTATCAGTACCTCTGAGCTTCCTGGACATATATACACGATATATATACTGTATCAGATGGTTAAACCTCTTGGTGTTGATTTATGGGATTTAATGGCTATAATACCACCACTTCTATCAGCAATATCAGTAATATTTGTTGCACTTATCGTATATGAGGTTACAAAGAGCGGTCTTGGTTCTATTGTTGCAGCATTCTCTTATGCATTACTATTTATAAGTAGACAGGTAGCAGGATTTACTGTAAAGTATACCTTTGGAATATGTGTTGCACCTATAGCGATATGGCTCCATATTAAGGCATTGAAAAGTAATAATTTACTGCTCTATATAGTTAGTGGACTTTTCTATGCTTATACAGCTAGCGTTTGGACTGGAATAGGTCTTACAGCAATACCTCTATACATAACCTTACTATTTTTGCCCTTAGTTGCAGACCTCTCTAAGAAAGAGAGTTTCTCGAGATATACCATGGGATTAGGAATCGAATCAATAATACCGCCAATAATTATGTGGTTTATGGCTTCATATCATGGTGGAAGAACAGTTTTAGTAATAGCATTTGTAGTTGCATACGCTATCTACCTTTATGGAGCTATGTTACAAAAATATTTTGGGAGGAAAAGAGGATCAAAATACTATGCTATATCTATAGGAATAGTAATACTCGTAGGTATAGTATTTCTAGGTATACTTAGAGCGTATCCAGAACTTATTGACAAAATATCTCGAGTTATTCCAATTGCAGGTAAGATTCTCTTAGGTATAGGCATAAGACCTAGTGGTGTAGCAGAAACTGTTGCTGAATATCAACCATTAACACAACTACCCGAAACCATGGTTCTCTTACTACTCTTACTCATCTTTATAAAAATTCCAATAGCAATATATCAATTCATTAAGATACACGATATATATGTATTATCCTTAGTTATATGGGCATTCTTCTCATGGTTTGCAGCATACAATACCTCTTACTTTATTGACTATGCAGATATAGCGTTAGTTACCATAGTAGGTCTCTCAACAGGACATCTATTGCAGTTCTCTAAACCAACTATAACAAAGTTGGGGAAGATTGTCAGAATAAAGATGAGTTTTACACAGGTTATAACATTATTATTAGCTGTAGCGATTGCTATACCCTCTTTATGGATATCCTATGGAGAATCTCCAATATATAAATCCTCATATACAATGATTGCAAGAGCTGAAGGTTCGGTTGATCCCACAACAGTATGGTTAGATACATTAAACTATATTCGTAGAAATACATCACCAAATTCTCTTATCATAAGTTGGTGGGATTATGGCTATTGGCTATCAGTTATAGGGAATAGATCTACAGTTGCAGATGGAGCAACTATTAATGGAACAAGAATACA
Above is a genomic segment from Ignisphaera aggregans DSM 17230 containing:
- a CDS encoding Oligosaccharyl transferase STT3 subunit (COGs: COG1287 membrane protein required for N-linked glycosylation~InterPro IPR003674~KEGG: smr:Smar_0223 oligosaccharyl transferase, STT3 subunit~PFAM: Oligosaccharyl transferase STT3 subunit~SPTR: A3DL26 Oligosaccharyl transferase, STT3 subunit~PFAM: Oligosaccharyl transferase STT3 subunit), with amino-acid sequence MNMSTIIGYIDRIWSRHSKIIVCIFVIIASTLAFWLRMQQYFNVINSGIGIVYPEAKLDELDTFINYWIVNYLDSHGFLSWGSLTSSNPTTCLFWFPSCRSISTSELPGHIYTIYILYQMVKPLGVDLWDLMAIIPPLLSAISVIFVALIVYEVTKSGLGSIVAAFSYALLFISRQVAGFTVKYTFGICVAPIAIWLHIKALKSNNLLLYIVSGLFYAYTASVWTGIGLTAIPLYITLLFLPLVADLSKKESFSRYTMGLGIESIIPPIIMWFMASYHGGRTVLVIAFVVAYAIYLYGAMLQKYFGRKRGSKYYAISIGIVILVGIVFLGILRAYPELIDKISRVIPIAGKILLGIGIRPSGVAETVAEYQPLTQLPETMVLLLLLLIFIKIPIAIYQFIKIHDIYVLSLVIWAFFSWFAAYNTSYFIDYADIALVTIVGLSTGHLLQFSKPTITKLGKIVRIKMSFTQVITLLLAVAIAIPSLWISYGESPIYKSSYTMIARAEGSVDPTTVWLDTLNYIRRNTSPNSLIISWWDYGYWLSVIGNRSTVADGATINGTRIHILAKFFTENINSSLKYLRELGACRKDETYIVIFSPIDLYVDVNSSTIYFSPTISPLGFGDMPKFLSAIVYLATGISASSGNYTILYNDPTGQFNIRGNDWMIVGSMLINNYYWATSFVGLNLNSEKALNATMPRLFLWTAFETLKRLYPTYEIYAIPSVIVYDNQGRLVPWPISIYGGILTADRVNQTMYSIAYVGLSQPIRLGGSPESSVEIYRYILIAVLRLNKTVLESICI
- a CDS encoding ZPR1-type Zinc finger domain protein (COGs: COG1779 C4-type Zn-finger protein~InterPro IPR004457~KEGG: iho:Igni_1105 ZPR1-related zinc finger protein~PFAM: ZPR1-type Zinc finger domain protein~SMART: ZPR1-type Zinc finger domain protein~SPTR: A8ABI0 ZPR1-related zinc finger protein~PFAM: ZPR1 zinc-finger domain), with amino-acid sequence MSNNIDMDLTKDLLVGEINITCPLCKKDAILSLYEYHLSLDESIVIMTIKCPNCGYKDNEIFSEGSKEYNMCIELKVENDVDLNTLIYINPGTMVELRDLGISIEIYQLDIGHIVTTEALILHIIDVIENTCIGSQDNTCAHIIEALNDVIKSKKSISIVLRDPKGVTRILKTYRESNYSFC
- a CDS encoding conserved hypothetical protein (KEGG: smr:Smar_1353 hypothetical protein), with product MIIESIIFMGLDETSEQALENLRKASELLFNERRIKLIIIPLNTWQDPINSSIKSLPLIIINGLKAFSGYAPSIDEIKNFILRHIVFHRDEKVDMVLPAGLIYDNKMYGSVIT
- a CDS encoding heat shock protein Hsp20 (InterPro IPR017447:IPR002068~KEGG: smr:Smar_0462 heat shock protein HSP20~PFAM: heat shock protein Hsp20; CS~SPTR: A3DLR1 Heat shock protein Hsp20~PFAM: Hsp20/alpha crystallin family), whose translation is MGDRESERKRRSIFDIINDLFEELWEEMEHFERDFMRMFPREELREGEIIRKPIVYGFRLEIGPDGVPRIYEFGNVRRGGRVGPRIMVSEEREPLVDIYEEADRIRIVAELPGVDENKIKVEAIDDRRILIEASNHDRKYRKEVELPTEIDIDTAEAVYKNGVLEIRIRKKGKEERRGKIIQVKKE